Proteins found in one Streptococcus iniae genomic segment:
- a CDS encoding GIY-YIG nuclease family protein — translation MNQTSAYMYVLECSDGTLYTGYTTNLERRLKMHNSGKGAKYTKARIPVTLIYSESFPSKQEAMSAEALFKKRKNRAQKLAYIAQHQSKSNEN, via the coding sequence ATGAATCAAACCTCTGCTTATATGTATGTCTTAGAGTGTTCAGACGGAACCTTATATACCGGCTATACAACAAATCTTGAACGCCGCCTAAAAATGCACAATTCAGGAAAGGGAGCAAAATACACAAAGGCTCGCATACCTGTGACTTTAATTTATTCTGAAAGCTTTCCAAGTAAACAAGAAGCCATGAGTGCAGAAGCTTTATTCAAAAAACGAAAAAATCGGGCACAAAAATTAGCTTATATTGCCCAACATCAAAGTAAAAGCAATGAGAACTGA
- a CDS encoding tRNA1(Val) (adenine(37)-N6)-methyltransferase, which yields MTSNLLKTGERIDQLFSSDVKIIQNKDVFSYSIDSVLLSRFPKIPSRGRIVDLCSGNGAVGLFVSTKTKATILEVEIQERLADMAKRSIKLNQLEDQVTMVCDDLKNLLNHAPRSGVDLILCNPPYFKSSETSKKNLSEHYLLARHEITTNLEEICQISRHVLKSNGRLAMVHRPDRFIDILDCLRSNGLAPKRIQFVYPKLGKDANMLLIEAIKDGSTDGLKILPPLIVHNDNGDYTDHIYDIYFGQNSQFKAT from the coding sequence ATGACAAGTAACTTATTAAAAACGGGCGAAAGAATTGATCAACTCTTTTCAAGCGACGTGAAAATTATTCAGAACAAAGATGTCTTTAGCTATTCTATCGATAGTGTCTTGCTATCACGTTTTCCTAAAATTCCATCTAGAGGTCGTATTGTTGACTTATGTTCTGGAAATGGTGCTGTTGGTCTCTTTGTGAGCACCAAAACTAAGGCTACTATTCTTGAAGTTGAAATTCAAGAAAGACTAGCTGATATGGCAAAACGCTCCATAAAACTCAATCAGCTCGAAGATCAAGTAACTATGGTCTGCGATGACTTAAAAAACCTTTTAAACCATGCCCCACGCTCAGGTGTTGATTTGATCCTCTGCAATCCTCCTTACTTTAAAAGTAGTGAAACATCTAAAAAAAATCTCTCGGAACACTACTTATTAGCTAGGCATGAAATCACAACCAATTTAGAAGAAATCTGTCAGATTAGCCGTCACGTTCTCAAGTCAAATGGTCGCCTAGCAATGGTTCATAGACCAGACCGCTTCATTGATATTTTGGATTGTCTCAGAAGCAATGGTTTAGCTCCTAAGCGCATTCAGTTTGTCTATCCTAAACTGGGTAAGGACGCTAATATGTTACTGATAGAAGCGATCAAAGACGGTTCTACCGATGGCCTTAAAATATTGCCCCCCCTTATTGTGCATAATGATAATGGGGACTATACAGACCATATTTATGATATTTATTTTGGGCAAAACTCTCAATTTAAAGCGACCTAA
- a CDS encoding lysophospholipid acyltransferase family protein has protein sequence MFYAYLRGLVVFLLWVVNGNAHYHNEEKILKADDNYILVAPHRTFWDPVYMAFAARPKQFIFMAKKELFTNRLFAWWIKMCGAFPIDRENPGQDAIRYPVNVLKKQNRSLVMFPSGSRHSKDVKGGVAVIAKMAKVKIMPAAYAGPMTPKGLLAGERVDMNFGNPIDISDIKRMNDEGIAEVANRIQAEFDRLDQENQIYQPGKKRHPLTYIYRIPLALILVVILLLTMLFSYIASFIWMPEKHR, from the coding sequence GTGTTTTATGCTTATTTAAGAGGCTTAGTTGTTTTTTTATTATGGGTTGTTAACGGCAATGCCCATTATCATAATGAAGAAAAAATACTAAAAGCTGATGACAATTACATTTTAGTTGCCCCACATCGCACATTCTGGGACCCTGTATATATGGCCTTTGCTGCCAGACCTAAACAATTTATTTTTATGGCCAAAAAAGAACTCTTTACGAATCGTCTTTTTGCTTGGTGGATAAAAATGTGTGGAGCCTTCCCAATTGACCGTGAAAATCCAGGTCAAGATGCCATTCGATACCCAGTAAATGTTTTAAAAAAACAAAATCGTTCGTTAGTCATGTTTCCAAGTGGCAGTCGTCATTCAAAAGATGTTAAAGGTGGTGTAGCAGTTATTGCTAAGATGGCCAAAGTCAAAATCATGCCAGCAGCCTATGCAGGGCCAATGACCCCAAAAGGTTTATTAGCTGGAGAACGCGTTGATATGAACTTTGGTAACCCGATTGATATTTCAGACATCAAACGCATGAATGACGAAGGAATTGCAGAAGTAGCGAATCGAATTCAAGCAGAGTTTGACAGACTTGATCAAGAAAATCAGATTTACCAACCGGGTAAAAAACGTCATCCACTGACTTATATTTACAGAATCCCACTAGCCCTAATTCTTGTTGTTATCCTTCTTTTAACAATGCTCTTTTCATATATTGCAAGCTTTATTTGGATGCCTGAAAAACACCGCTAA
- a CDS encoding helix-hairpin-helix domain-containing protein, protein MEDLFLKVNNWITEKYTLSRLVTLLLTLTLILIVFFTFFGKPKANQAKEEKLIPKFEKVDQTRTESLDSKTIESQGEANEIVVDVKGAVMHEGVYHLKAGSRVTDLVQMAGGLSPEADRNALNLAEKLSDASMIYVAKKGEINSSELVLKAAASSSDKQDEKININKASEADLTKIPGVGQKRAQEIIAERDRQGGFKSIDDLLKISGIGQKTLDKLKNDITVD, encoded by the coding sequence ATGGAAGATTTATTCTTGAAAGTTAATAATTGGATTACTGAAAAATATACTCTAAGCAGACTAGTGACACTATTGCTTACACTAACTCTCATACTTATTGTCTTTTTTACGTTTTTTGGAAAACCAAAGGCTAATCAAGCAAAAGAAGAAAAATTAATACCCAAGTTCGAAAAAGTTGATCAAACAAGGACAGAGTCTCTAGACAGTAAGACTATTGAGAGTCAGGGAGAAGCTAACGAAATAGTTGTCGATGTCAAAGGTGCCGTTATGCACGAGGGAGTCTATCATCTTAAAGCAGGGAGTCGTGTTACGGATTTAGTTCAAATGGCAGGTGGGCTGAGTCCAGAAGCAGATCGTAATGCCTTAAATTTAGCAGAAAAATTATCTGATGCAAGCATGATTTACGTGGCTAAAAAAGGCGAAATAAATAGTTCAGAGCTAGTTCTCAAAGCTGCAGCATCTAGCTCTGATAAGCAAGACGAAAAAATTAATATTAACAAGGCCAGTGAGGCGGATTTGACAAAAATTCCAGGTGTCGGTCAAAAGCGGGCTCAAGAAATCATTGCAGAACGCGATAGACAAGGGGGTTTTAAAAGCATTGATGATTTGCTTAAAATTTCAGGAATTGGGCAAAAAACCTTGGATAAATTAAAAAATGACATCACTGTTGACTAA
- a CDS encoding DNA internalization-related competence protein ComEC/Rec2 yields the protein MTSLLTKYFPIEPIQFSFLLVFFFYAIFCPSLLNYCLLVFFLFFLIKHYGLKQLAVVLIILICSSLYFSGLKYHQKRQFQHQPNHISRIELLPDTIKLNGDLVSFTGRYHHNHYTIFYKLKTKKEHDFFKRNTDFLTITSDIKLEKAEQVRNFNGFNYRYFLKNQGIYRLGKLKTIESISYCRPKNIYDQFKVLRRKVIVWSLEVFPEPMSHYMAGLLFGYLDKSFGEMTTIFNQLGIIHLFALSGMHVSFFIKNFRKLLILLGIPRDFFPFSEVLFSFFYAAMTAYSVSVLRSLLQKNLNNIGIKGLTNLAVTIVIMFLIHPFFLLTAGGVLSFTYAFLLGMIKIEGKNSLRNQLKKSVMLSLAVLPVLLSFFSQFNPLAIVLTFICGFLFDQLILPGLTGIFFLSPLLNLGLVNPVFLLLEHLLKLVNYSLGKAIVFGTPNHFQVMLISFLVALLYDYRTIWKPTKKVWIGFLILGVFLSLKYPLINEVTVIDVGQGDSIFVRDMTNHTLLIDVGGVHYNQGKKDWQKRHQSSNAAKTLIPYLKSRGVSSIDQLLLTHTDTDHVGDMEEVAKAFRIKEILVSAGSLTNQAFVNRLKKMAIKVKLVMAGDTLSIMGSHLQVLYPWEEGDGKNNDSLVLYGKLLNQTFLFTGDLEQAGEEAIMKHYKPLKVDVLKAGHHGSKGSSTESFIDALNPQISLISAGKNNSYKHPHKETIDRFNRRNITVYRTDQQGAIRFIGWKRWQIETSR from the coding sequence ATGACATCACTGTTGACTAAGTATTTTCCAATTGAACCCATACAATTTTCGTTCTTGCTGGTTTTCTTCTTCTATGCGATCTTTTGCCCCAGTCTTTTAAACTATTGTTTACTCGTTTTTTTTCTTTTTTTCTTGATTAAGCATTATGGCTTGAAACAGTTAGCTGTAGTTTTGATTATCTTGATTTGTAGCAGTCTCTATTTTTCAGGGCTTAAATACCATCAAAAGAGGCAGTTTCAGCATCAGCCAAACCATATTTCACGCATTGAGCTCCTCCCAGATACCATTAAGCTTAATGGTGATTTAGTGAGTTTCACAGGTCGCTATCACCATAACCATTACACTATTTTTTACAAACTTAAAACGAAGAAGGAACATGATTTTTTCAAGCGTAATACAGACTTTTTAACAATCACTTCTGATATCAAACTTGAAAAAGCAGAACAAGTCCGAAATTTTAATGGCTTTAATTATCGCTATTTTTTGAAAAACCAAGGTATCTATAGACTAGGAAAACTTAAAACGATTGAAAGCATTAGCTATTGTAGGCCCAAAAATATATATGACCAGTTTAAAGTCTTAAGGAGAAAAGTGATTGTTTGGTCATTGGAGGTTTTTCCTGAACCAATGTCTCATTATATGGCTGGTCTTTTATTTGGCTATTTAGACAAGTCTTTTGGAGAAATGACAACGATTTTTAACCAACTAGGTATTATTCATTTATTTGCTTTATCAGGTATGCATGTTTCTTTTTTTATCAAAAATTTTAGAAAACTATTAATCTTACTTGGCATTCCAAGAGACTTTTTCCCATTTTCTGAAGTTCTCTTTTCCTTTTTTTATGCTGCAATGACTGCTTATAGTGTTTCAGTTCTTAGGAGTTTGCTGCAAAAAAACCTCAATAATATAGGGATAAAAGGACTGACGAATTTAGCGGTGACCATTGTCATTATGTTTTTGATACACCCCTTTTTTCTCTTAACCGCAGGAGGTGTTCTTTCCTTTACCTATGCTTTTCTTTTAGGAATGATTAAAATTGAAGGGAAAAACTCCTTAAGAAATCAGTTGAAAAAATCTGTCATGCTATCACTAGCTGTTTTACCTGTCTTACTTAGCTTTTTTTCACAGTTTAATCCTTTAGCTATTGTTTTAACCTTTATTTGTGGTTTTTTATTTGATCAATTGATTCTACCTGGATTAACAGGAATATTTTTCCTTTCCCCTCTTTTAAATTTAGGTCTTGTCAACCCTGTTTTTCTTTTACTTGAACACTTATTAAAGCTTGTAAATTATTCCTTAGGAAAAGCAATCGTTTTTGGAACACCGAATCATTTCCAAGTCATGCTAATTAGTTTTTTAGTCGCTTTACTATATGACTATAGAACCATTTGGAAACCCACAAAGAAAGTTTGGATAGGTTTTCTTATTCTAGGAGTATTTTTAAGTCTAAAGTACCCATTAATAAATGAAGTTACTGTTATTGATGTTGGCCAAGGGGATAGTATTTTTGTCAGGGATATGACAAACCACACCCTTTTGATTGATGTTGGAGGTGTTCATTATAATCAAGGTAAGAAAGACTGGCAGAAACGTCATCAAAGCAGTAATGCAGCAAAAACCTTGATTCCCTATTTGAAATCAAGAGGTGTTTCATCAATTGACCAATTGCTTCTAACCCATACCGACACGGATCACGTAGGAGATATGGAAGAGGTTGCTAAAGCCTTCAGGATTAAAGAAATCTTAGTTAGTGCAGGAAGTTTGACTAATCAAGCTTTTGTGAACCGCCTTAAAAAAATGGCAATAAAGGTAAAACTTGTGATGGCAGGTGATACCCTTTCTATTATGGGAAGTCATTTGCAGGTCCTCTACCCTTGGGAAGAAGGCGATGGCAAGAATAATGACTCACTTGTATTGTATGGAAAGTTATTGAATCAGACTTTTCTCTTTACAGGAGACTTGGAACAAGCAGGTGAAGAAGCAATCATGAAGCATTATAAGCCTCTTAAAGTTGATGTTCTAAAGGCAGGTCATCATGGATCAAAAGGATCTTCTACAGAAAGCTTTATTGATGCATTGAATCCCCAAATTAGTCTCATATCAGCAGGAAAAAATAACAGTTATAAACACCCTCATAAAGAAACTATAGATAGATTTAACAGGAGAAATATTACTGTTTATCGAACAGACCAGCAAGGAGCAATTCGTTTTATAGGCTGGAAGAGGTGGCAGATTGAGACTAGCCGATAA
- the holA gene encoding DNA polymerase III subunit delta, whose product MIAIEQIEKLKKEDLGLITLITGEDIGQYSQMKELFMKRIAFDKDDLTYSYFDLSECSYQDAEMDLLSLPFFADEKYVVFDNCLDITTSKKSYLKDADLKAFEAYLEQPLETSRLIIFAPGKLDGKRRLVKLLKRDAEVLEANLLKDAEVVSYFQTYSHKQGLTFDNGVFDQLILKSNVDFSQMMKNITFLKSYKKDGHIVFADIDEAIPKSLHDNIFDLTRFVGQKKVTEANSLVHDLRLSGEDEIKLIAIMIGQFRLLLQIALLLQMGKNEQHIIGTLSDLFGRKVNPYQVKYAIKDLKTVKVSFLKEAIKILIETDYQIKTGVYEKDYLFDIALLKLMTY is encoded by the coding sequence ATGATAGCTATTGAACAAATTGAAAAACTCAAAAAAGAAGATTTAGGCTTAATTACACTTATTACAGGTGAAGATATTGGCCAATACAGTCAGATGAAAGAACTCTTTATGAAAAGAATAGCTTTTGATAAGGACGATTTAACCTACTCTTACTTTGATTTATCAGAGTGCTCTTATCAAGATGCTGAAATGGATTTACTTAGTTTGCCTTTTTTTGCAGATGAAAAATATGTGGTGTTTGATAACTGTTTAGATATAACAACAAGCAAGAAATCTTACTTGAAAGACGCGGATTTAAAAGCATTTGAAGCTTATCTAGAACAGCCGCTTGAGACTAGCCGATTGATTATTTTTGCGCCTGGCAAATTGGATGGGAAACGTCGTTTAGTTAAACTTTTAAAAAGGGATGCAGAAGTACTAGAAGCTAATCTCTTAAAAGATGCTGAAGTGGTTTCATATTTTCAAACATATAGTCACAAACAAGGTCTTACTTTTGATAATGGGGTTTTTGATCAACTCATTTTAAAATCAAATGTTGACTTTAGTCAGATGATGAAAAACATAACCTTCTTAAAATCTTATAAAAAAGATGGTCATATTGTATTTGCAGATATTGATGAGGCAATCCCAAAGAGTTTACACGATAATATATTTGATTTAACACGCTTTGTTGGTCAAAAAAAGGTTACAGAAGCAAATAGTTTGGTCCATGATCTGAGATTATCTGGCGAAGATGAAATTAAGTTAATTGCAATTATGATTGGGCAATTTCGACTGTTGTTGCAAATTGCCTTATTGCTGCAAATGGGTAAAAATGAGCAACACATTATCGGAACCTTATCTGATTTATTTGGGCGTAAAGTGAACCCATATCAAGTTAAATATGCTATAAAAGATCTTAAAACAGTAAAAGTAAGTTTTTTAAAGGAAGCTATAAAAATCTTGATTGAGACAGACTATCAGATTAAAACAGGAGTTTACGAGAAAGATTACCTGTTTGATATTGCCTTATTAAAGTTAATGACATATTGA
- the sodA gene encoding superoxide dismutase SodA yields the protein MAIILPELPYAYDALEPQFDQETMTLHHDKHHATYVANANAALEKHPEIGENLEELLANVESIPADIRQALINNGGGHLNHALFWELLSPEKTEVTKEVASAIDQAFGSFDAFKEQFAAAATGRFGSGWAWLVVTKEGSLEITSTANQDTPISEGKKPILALDVWEHAYYLNYRNVRPNYINAFFEIINWNKVDELFKAAKA from the coding sequence ATGGCTATTATTTTACCAGAACTTCCATATGCATATGATGCTTTAGAGCCACAATTTGATCAAGAAACAATGACACTTCATCATGATAAACACCATGCGACTTATGTTGCTAATGCTAATGCTGCCTTAGAAAAACACCCAGAAATTGGTGAAAACTTAGAGGAGCTCTTGGCAAATGTTGAGTCTATTCCAGCCGATATTCGTCAAGCTTTAATCAATAATGGTGGCGGACACTTGAATCATGCTTTGTTCTGGGAATTATTATCACCTGAGAAAACTGAAGTAACAAAAGAAGTTGCAAGTGCAATTGACCAAGCTTTTGGATCTTTTGATGCTTTTAAAGAACAATTTGCAGCAGCAGCAACTGGCCGTTTTGGTTCTGGTTGGGCTTGGTTAGTTGTTACTAAAGAAGGAAGTCTTGAAATTACTTCAACTGCAAATCAAGATACCCCTATTTCAGAAGGTAAGAAACCTATTTTAGCACTTGATGTTTGGGAGCATGCTTATTACCTTAACTACCGTAATGTTCGTCCAAACTACATCAATGCTTTCTTTGAAATCATTAACTGGAATAAAGTAGATGAATTATTTAAAGCTGCTAAAGCATAA
- a CDS encoding DUF3114 domain-containing protein encodes MKKRYYFLIIIVLLPLISYQLIPIIKKEQNRIAFNRAHEAYNDYYLHYQASHHNSQTLKTSAKEALRRHILIYAKQLEEDGWTNQAIQKGFINRLAVTSKAKDFKNNYQSLQIVGSEKFKQLWSLQDKAATPRQAHRDLQLLLKYLKLPDEITNRKKEAEQLMQRFDADLSPTDPFWDQLAFLVQLNYNDLSQVAYSPFNQNIHQLRYLISAQQSQWVRRFYQKKGETDAQAFAKYLASLEKDQYSLYESSRYHNKVADLGNQLPLYSDNIPQNNYKVLVNFHSEFILSEEGQFLSPLDNQHSDRNSLVNGASFNYANSNNELHYKLDVELIDRLDPIFIKKAMTEADGKFLEPDLDQQEDANNPIYSRNGKSSSQLTRAALKKFRKLLRHYQNAIHP; translated from the coding sequence ATGAAAAAAAGATATTATTTCCTAATCATTATAGTCCTACTGCCACTAATCAGCTACCAACTCATCCCCATCATAAAAAAAGAACAAAACCGTATAGCTTTTAATAGAGCACATGAAGCCTACAATGATTATTACTTGCATTATCAAGCATCACATCATAACAGTCAAACCTTAAAAACATCTGCTAAAGAAGCACTTCGACGCCATATTTTGATTTATGCCAAACAATTAGAAGAAGATGGTTGGACAAATCAAGCTATTCAAAAAGGGTTTATCAACCGCTTAGCTGTCACGAGTAAAGCAAAAGATTTCAAAAATAATTATCAAAGCCTTCAAATTGTCGGCTCAGAAAAGTTCAAACAACTCTGGTCCTTACAAGATAAGGCAGCAACACCACGTCAAGCACATAGAGATTTACAGCTACTTTTAAAGTACCTCAAATTACCTGATGAAATCACTAATCGTAAAAAAGAAGCTGAACAATTGATGCAGAGGTTTGATGCAGATTTGTCTCCGACCGATCCATTTTGGGATCAGTTGGCCTTTTTGGTACAACTGAATTACAATGACTTAAGTCAAGTTGCCTATAGCCCTTTTAACCAAAACATTCATCAATTACGTTACCTCATTTCTGCTCAACAAAGTCAATGGGTGCGCCGTTTTTATCAGAAAAAAGGAGAAACTGATGCTCAAGCTTTTGCAAAATATTTAGCCAGTTTAGAAAAAGACCAATACAGCCTTTATGAATCCTCACGCTACCACAATAAAGTAGCGGACCTTGGAAATCAATTACCACTTTACTCGGATAACATTCCCCAGAACAATTACAAGGTTTTGGTTAATTTCCACTCAGAGTTTATTCTTTCTGAAGAAGGTCAATTTTTGTCACCACTTGATAATCAGCACAGCGATCGCAACAGTCTAGTTAACGGAGCTAGCTTTAATTATGCAAATAGCAACAACGAGCTGCATTATAAGTTAGATGTCGAATTAATCGATCGTTTAGACCCCATTTTTATTAAAAAAGCTATGACTGAAGCTGATGGCAAATTTCTTGAACCCGATTTAGATCAACAAGAAGATGCCAACAACCCAATCTATAGCCGGAATGGGAAATCTTCCAGTCAGCTAACTAGAGCTGCATTAAAAAAATTCCGAAAATTACTGCGGCATTATCAAAATGCTATTCATCCCTAA
- the queA gene encoding tRNA preQ1(34) S-adenosylmethionine ribosyltransferase-isomerase QueA, which produces MNTNDFDFDLPEELIAQTPLEQRDSSKLLLLNTKDKSMKDSHFDHLIDYLNPGDALVMNNTRVLPARLHGEKIDTHGHVELLLLKNTEADQWEVLAKPAKRLKVGSQITFGDGRLQATVVKELEHGGRIVSFSYQGIFLEVLESLGEMPLPPYIHEKLDDSERYQTVYAKENGSAAAPTAGLHFTNDLLDRIKAKGVHLVYLTLHVGLGTFRPVSVDDVDNHEMHSEFYSLSQEAAQTLREVKAKGGRVVAVGTTSIRTLETIGSKFNGDIKADSGWTNIFIKPGYHFTVVDAFSTNFHLPKSTLVMLVSAFAGREFVLEAYKHAVNEKYRFFSFGDAMFVH; this is translated from the coding sequence ATGAATACTAATGATTTTGATTTTGATTTACCTGAGGAGCTGATTGCTCAAACCCCACTTGAACAACGGGACAGTTCAAAACTATTGCTATTAAACACTAAAGACAAAAGCATGAAAGATAGCCATTTTGATCATCTCATTGATTACTTAAATCCAGGAGATGCATTGGTCATGAACAATACGCGTGTCCTTCCAGCTCGTCTTCACGGCGAAAAAATTGACACTCATGGTCATGTTGAACTTCTTCTGTTAAAAAACACGGAAGCTGACCAATGGGAAGTTCTAGCTAAGCCTGCTAAACGCCTGAAAGTTGGCAGTCAAATCACCTTTGGAGACGGTCGTCTTCAAGCTACTGTGGTCAAAGAGTTGGAACACGGTGGCCGCATTGTTTCATTTTCTTACCAAGGTATTTTCCTAGAAGTTTTAGAAAGTTTAGGCGAAATGCCATTACCACCATATATCCATGAAAAACTAGACGATTCTGAACGTTACCAAACTGTCTACGCCAAAGAAAATGGCTCAGCTGCCGCTCCTACTGCAGGTCTTCACTTTACCAATGATCTTCTTGACAGAATCAAAGCCAAAGGGGTACATTTGGTTTACTTAACACTCCACGTTGGCCTTGGTACTTTTAGGCCGGTATCAGTTGATGATGTTGATAACCATGAAATGCATTCTGAATTTTACAGTTTATCACAAGAAGCTGCACAAACTCTTCGAGAAGTTAAAGCAAAAGGAGGACGTGTTGTTGCTGTTGGAACGACTTCTATTCGAACACTTGAAACCATCGGTAGCAAGTTTAATGGGGATATCAAGGCTGATTCTGGTTGGACTAATATTTTTATTAAACCAGGCTATCACTTTACTGTCGTTGACGCATTTTCTACCAATTTCCATTTACCAAAATCGACTTTAGTAATGCTTGTTTCAGCTTTTGCAGGTCGTGAATTCGTCCTTGAAGCTTATAAACACGCAGTTAATGAAAAATACCGATTCTTTAGTTTTGGGGATGCTATGTTTGTACACTAA
- the nagB gene encoding glucosamine-6-phosphate deaminase has translation MKVIKVQNQEEGGKVAYTLLKESLARGAKTLGLATGSTPVTFYQEVVKSTMDFSEMTSINLDEYVGLPVENDQSYDYFMRDHLFNHKPFKENFLPNGLAENLDQEVKRYDQVIAEHPIDFQILGIGRNGHIGFNEPGTSFEMTTHVVDLEASTIEANSRFFASVDAVPKQAISMGIASIMKSKEIVLLAFGEEKAEAVKAMITGPVTEELPASVLQKHEAVYVIVDEAAGALLD, from the coding sequence ATGAAAGTCATTAAAGTACAAAATCAAGAAGAAGGTGGCAAAGTTGCTTACACATTGTTAAAAGAAAGTCTTGCTAGAGGGGCTAAAACATTAGGTTTAGCAACGGGAAGTACACCAGTTACTTTTTATCAAGAAGTTGTTAAAAGTACCATGGATTTTTCTGAAATGACCAGTATTAACCTGGATGAATATGTTGGACTCCCAGTTGAAAATGACCAAAGCTATGATTACTTTATGAGAGATCATCTTTTTAATCATAAACCATTCAAAGAAAACTTCCTGCCAAATGGTTTGGCTGAAAACCTTGATCAAGAAGTCAAACGCTATGATCAGGTCATTGCTGAGCATCCTATTGATTTCCAAATTTTAGGGATTGGTCGTAATGGGCACATTGGTTTCAATGAACCAGGTACATCGTTTGAGATGACAACGCATGTCGTTGATTTAGAAGCATCTACTATTGAAGCTAATAGTCGTTTCTTTGCCAGTGTCGATGCTGTTCCTAAACAGGCTATCTCAATGGGAATTGCTTCAATTATGAAGTCAAAAGAAATTGTTTTATTGGCTTTTGGAGAAGAAAAAGCAGAGGCTGTTAAAGCTATGATTACTGGCCCTGTTACAGAAGAATTGCCTGCAAGTGTCCTTCAAAAACATGAAGCAGTATATGTCATTGTTGATGAGGCAGCAGGAGCATTGCTAGATTAA
- a CDS encoding pseudouridine synthase, which translates to MRLDKLLEMSAVGSRNQVKKIIKAHGVVVDGNIAKSGSQNVDPGLQTILVNDKQIHFFPATYLLVNKPQGVVSARSDAKHKTVIDLIGEEDFVEGLYPVGRLDRDTEGLVLVTNNGPLGFRMLHPKHHVTKEYFIKVNGLLGDDAVAFFDKGVAFLDGTRCQPSKLRIIQQGEEESSAYLTISEGKFHQVKKMFLSYGLKVTYLKRTAFDALKLNDLKVGCYRQLTDTEKEVIKQFLQ; encoded by the coding sequence ATGAGATTAGATAAATTGTTAGAAATGTCAGCTGTTGGCTCTAGAAATCAGGTTAAAAAGATAATTAAGGCACATGGTGTTGTGGTTGATGGAAATATCGCAAAATCTGGAAGTCAAAATGTTGATCCTGGTCTACAAACAATCCTTGTTAATGACAAACAAATACATTTTTTTCCAGCAACTTATTTGCTCGTCAACAAGCCACAAGGAGTTGTTTCAGCGCGGTCAGATGCAAAGCATAAAACAGTAATTGATTTAATTGGGGAAGAAGATTTTGTTGAGGGGCTATACCCTGTTGGACGTTTAGATAGAGATACGGAAGGACTCGTTTTAGTAACAAATAATGGGCCATTGGGTTTTCGAATGCTTCATCCGAAACACCATGTTACTAAGGAATATTTTATAAAAGTTAATGGTCTATTAGGAGATGACGCGGTTGCATTTTTTGATAAAGGCGTTGCATTTTTAGATGGGACAAGATGTCAACCGAGTAAACTGAGGATTATCCAGCAAGGAGAGGAGGAATCTTCAGCATATTTAACCATTTCAGAAGGCAAATTCCATCAGGTTAAAAAGATGTTTTTAAGCTACGGTTTAAAAGTGACTTATTTGAAACGTACAGCATTTGATGCCTTAAAATTAAATGATCTTAAAGTAGGCTGTTATAGACAATTGACAGACACTGAAAAAGAAGTGATTAAGCAGTTTTTGCAATAA